The following coding sequences are from one Pyxidicoccus xibeiensis window:
- a CDS encoding Hsp70 family protein — protein sequence MRIVGIDLGTTHCAVASVDPSKGAGAPVEDFPIPQLVRQGEVAPRALLPSTVYVPAGHELASESLKLPWGDDGGPWVVGELARWQGARVPGRLVASAKSWLCHPGVDRSAPILPWGSPPDVQKLSPVDASALLLTHMARAWDFAHPDAPLSRQEVVITVPASFDEAARALTVSAARKAGLEKFTLLEEPQAAFYDYTARHRTGLEQTLANTRLVLVVDVGGGTTDFTLVHAGVSPEGPMLRRLAVGDHLLLGGDNMDAALARRVEEKLFTDGRRLSATQWTQAIQAARTAKESLLGQAPPEKYGVSLVGEGSRLLGGTLSSELLRDEAHALVLDGFFPLGAPTERPRRAARMALQELGLPYVQDPAVTRHLAAFLAQHAAAGFAALGETAPAEGALPRPDAILLNGGVFNSPQISERLVDALSAWWPGAPRIPLLRHESLELAVARGAAYYGLVRRGHGLRIGGGAARAYYVGLQRPADSAEQPALCLIPRGFEEGQKVDLGERPFTLTLGRPVQFQVFSTTSDRIDKPGDLVPLAEDLKPLPPIHTLLKGASGKATEVPVHLQAALTEIGTLELYAVSNVADERWRLEFELRGTGGSHELTVTESMPARFVEAKDNIERVYGNKPLPIGPKDVKQLGRTLEKALGPRESWRVPVLREMWSTLFAGASKRRRTADHERVFYSLTGFCLRPGFGYPLDGWRAEQTFSLFDALVQHHTDKATWTEFWVMWRRIAGGLSEAQQQKLYGYLQPHLARKVPPDAPPAGKLKGIQPEGLEEMVRTAASLEHLSPGDKAEVGRWIAARLKAEAKSGGPWAWALGRLGARVPLYGSSHKVVDVETAEAWLSLLLELDLRRIDGAPFAAAQLARLTGDRTRDLDPALRERAARELVAAKAADTWVSMVREVVALEAADEARALGDTLPAGLRLS from the coding sequence ATGCGAATCGTCGGAATCGACCTGGGAACCACCCACTGCGCGGTGGCATCCGTGGACCCCTCGAAGGGCGCGGGTGCCCCCGTGGAGGACTTCCCGATTCCCCAGCTCGTCCGGCAGGGAGAGGTGGCGCCCCGCGCGCTGCTGCCCTCCACCGTGTACGTGCCCGCCGGCCACGAGCTGGCCTCCGAGTCCCTGAAGCTGCCCTGGGGCGATGACGGCGGCCCGTGGGTGGTGGGCGAGCTGGCCCGCTGGCAGGGCGCCCGCGTGCCGGGGCGGCTGGTGGCCAGCGCCAAGAGCTGGCTGTGCCACCCGGGCGTGGACCGCTCCGCGCCCATCCTCCCCTGGGGCTCCCCGCCGGACGTCCAGAAGCTGTCCCCGGTGGACGCCAGCGCCCTCTTGCTGACGCACATGGCGCGCGCCTGGGACTTCGCGCACCCGGACGCGCCGCTGTCCAGGCAGGAGGTGGTCATCACCGTCCCCGCCTCCTTCGACGAGGCCGCGCGCGCCCTCACCGTCAGCGCCGCGCGCAAGGCGGGCCTGGAGAAGTTCACCCTGCTGGAGGAGCCCCAGGCCGCCTTCTACGACTACACCGCGCGCCACCGGACGGGCCTGGAGCAGACGCTCGCCAACACCCGGCTGGTGCTGGTGGTGGACGTGGGCGGCGGCACCACGGACTTCACCCTGGTGCACGCGGGCGTGTCTCCCGAAGGCCCCATGCTGCGGCGCCTGGCGGTGGGAGACCACCTGCTTTTGGGCGGCGACAACATGGACGCGGCCCTGGCGCGCCGGGTGGAGGAGAAGCTCTTCACGGACGGCCGGCGCCTGTCCGCCACCCAGTGGACGCAGGCCATCCAGGCCGCGCGCACCGCCAAGGAGTCGCTGCTGGGCCAGGCGCCGCCGGAGAAGTACGGCGTGTCGCTGGTGGGCGAGGGCAGCCGGCTCTTGGGCGGCACGCTGTCCTCGGAGCTGCTGCGCGACGAGGCGCACGCGCTGGTGCTGGACGGCTTCTTCCCGCTCGGCGCCCCCACCGAGCGCCCGCGCCGCGCCGCGCGCATGGCGCTCCAGGAGCTGGGCCTGCCGTACGTGCAGGACCCGGCGGTGACGCGCCACCTGGCGGCCTTCCTCGCGCAGCACGCGGCGGCGGGCTTCGCGGCGCTGGGGGAGACGGCCCCCGCCGAGGGCGCCCTGCCCCGCCCCGACGCCATCCTCCTCAACGGCGGTGTCTTCAACTCCCCCCAGATTTCCGAGCGGCTGGTGGACGCGCTCTCCGCGTGGTGGCCCGGGGCGCCGCGGATTCCGCTGCTGCGTCACGAGTCGCTGGAGCTGGCCGTGGCGCGCGGCGCCGCGTACTACGGGCTGGTGCGGCGCGGGCATGGCCTGCGCATCGGCGGTGGCGCGGCGCGCGCGTACTACGTGGGCCTGCAGCGGCCGGCCGACAGCGCGGAGCAGCCCGCGCTCTGCCTCATCCCCCGCGGCTTCGAGGAGGGGCAGAAGGTGGACCTGGGCGAGCGCCCCTTCACGCTCACCCTGGGGCGGCCGGTGCAGTTCCAGGTGTTCTCCACGACGAGTGACCGCATCGACAAGCCGGGAGACCTGGTGCCCCTGGCGGAGGACCTCAAGCCCCTGCCGCCCATCCACACGCTGCTCAAGGGCGCCTCCGGCAAGGCGACGGAAGTGCCGGTGCACCTGCAGGCGGCGCTGACGGAGATTGGCACCCTGGAGCTGTACGCCGTCTCCAACGTGGCGGACGAGCGGTGGCGGCTGGAGTTCGAGCTGCGGGGCACGGGCGGCTCGCACGAGCTGACCGTCACCGAGTCCATGCCCGCGCGCTTCGTGGAGGCGAAGGACAACATCGAGCGCGTGTACGGCAACAAGCCGCTGCCCATCGGCCCCAAGGACGTGAAGCAGCTGGGCCGCACGCTGGAGAAGGCCCTGGGCCCGCGCGAGTCGTGGCGGGTGCCGGTGCTGCGCGAGATGTGGAGCACCCTCTTCGCGGGCGCCAGCAAGCGGCGGCGCACCGCCGACCACGAGCGCGTCTTCTACAGCCTCACCGGCTTCTGCCTGCGCCCGGGCTTCGGCTACCCGCTGGACGGCTGGCGCGCGGAGCAGACCTTCAGCCTCTTCGACGCGCTGGTGCAGCACCACACGGACAAGGCGACGTGGACGGAGTTCTGGGTGATGTGGCGCCGCATCGCCGGCGGCCTCTCGGAGGCCCAGCAGCAGAAGCTGTACGGCTACCTCCAGCCGCACCTGGCGCGGAAGGTGCCTCCGGACGCGCCCCCCGCGGGGAAGCTCAAGGGCATCCAGCCGGAGGGGCTGGAGGAGATGGTCCGCACCGCCGCCTCGCTGGAGCACCTGTCCCCCGGGGACAAGGCCGAGGTGGGCCGGTGGATTGCCGCGCGGCTGAAGGCCGAGGCGAAGTCCGGGGGCCCCTGGGCCTGGGCGCTGGGCCGGCTGGGCGCGCGCGTGCCGCTCTACGGCAGCAGCCACAAGGTGGTGGACGTGGAGACGGCCGAGGCGTGGCTGTCCCTGCTGCTGGAGCTGGACCTGCGCAGGATTGACGGCGCCCCCTTCGCGGCCGCGCAGCTCGCGCGGCTCACCGGGGACCGCACGAGAGATTTGGACCCGGCCCTGCGCGAGCGCGCGGCGCGGGAGCTCGTGGCGGCGAAGGCGGCCGACACCTGGGTGAGCATGGTGCGCGAAGTCGTCGCGCTGGAGGCAGCGGACGAAGCCCGGGCCCTGGGCGACACGCTGCCCGCGGGCCTGCGGCTGTCCTGA
- a CDS encoding Hsp70 family protein, which translates to MARYSIGIDLGTTHSAVSYFNLEEGKPRGRAQSMLPIPQLTAPGTVEPRPLLPSFLYLPSPQEFPAGSLGLPWNPDTHAIIGELARTHGAKVPTRLVSSAKSWLSHPGVDRRSALLPWQAPEEVQRVSPLDASARYLRHLKETWDHTFARAREEAGNALAEQDVIVTVPASFDAAARDLTLEAAKAAGLQHITLLEEPQAALYAWLEAMGENFRKQVQPGEVILVVDVGGGTSDFSVITVRDREGDLELLRVAVGDHILLGGDNMDLALAHTLNQRMTAEGKKLDAWQFNALTYGCRQAKETLYGDPSMERVPISIPGRGSSLIGGTLRTELTREELDRVLTNGFFPVTPASELPRTARRTGLAQMALPYAQDPGVSRHLAAFLTRQAQALAASPDAPVDVSGKSFLHPTAVLFNGGVFKAGPLKARVMEVLNAWLEADGGKPAKELEGADLDLAVARGAAYYGWVRQGHGLRIRGGTARAYYVGVETAMPAVPGMEPPVKALCVAPFGMEEGTQADVPPQEFGLVTGEPTSFRFFSSSVRRDDKVGVMLEDVNDELGSGALEELAPIETTMSGQPTAFGDLTPVNLQAAVTEVGTLELRCLEKGGAGKWKLELNVRMKE; encoded by the coding sequence ATGGCCCGCTATTCCATCGGCATCGACCTCGGCACCACCCACTCCGCGGTGTCCTACTTCAACCTCGAAGAGGGCAAGCCCCGGGGCCGGGCGCAGTCCATGCTGCCCATCCCCCAGCTCACCGCGCCGGGCACGGTGGAGCCGCGCCCGCTGCTGCCCTCCTTCCTCTACCTGCCCTCCCCGCAGGAGTTCCCCGCCGGCAGCCTCGGGCTGCCGTGGAACCCGGACACCCACGCCATCATCGGCGAGCTGGCCCGCACGCACGGGGCCAAGGTGCCCACGCGGCTGGTGTCGTCCGCCAAGAGCTGGCTGTCCCACCCCGGCGTGGACCGGCGCTCGGCGCTGCTGCCCTGGCAGGCCCCAGAAGAGGTGCAGCGCGTGTCCCCGCTGGACGCCTCCGCGCGCTACCTGCGCCACCTGAAGGAGACGTGGGACCACACCTTCGCCCGGGCCCGGGAGGAAGCCGGCAACGCGCTGGCCGAGCAGGACGTCATCGTCACCGTCCCCGCCTCCTTCGACGCGGCGGCCCGTGACTTGACGCTCGAGGCCGCCAAGGCCGCGGGCCTTCAGCACATCACCCTGCTGGAGGAGCCCCAGGCCGCGCTCTACGCGTGGCTGGAGGCCATGGGGGAGAACTTCCGCAAGCAGGTGCAGCCCGGCGAGGTCATCCTCGTGGTGGACGTGGGCGGCGGCACCTCCGACTTCTCCGTCATCACCGTGAGGGACCGCGAGGGGGACCTGGAGCTGCTCCGGGTGGCGGTGGGCGACCACATCCTCCTGGGCGGCGACAACATGGACCTGGCGCTGGCGCACACGCTCAACCAGCGGATGACGGCGGAGGGCAAGAAGCTGGACGCCTGGCAGTTCAACGCCCTCACCTACGGCTGCCGGCAGGCGAAGGAGACGCTTTACGGCGACCCCTCCATGGAGCGGGTGCCCATCTCCATCCCCGGCCGGGGCTCGTCGCTCATCGGTGGCACGCTGCGCACGGAGCTGACGCGCGAGGAGCTGGACCGGGTCCTCACCAACGGCTTCTTCCCGGTGACGCCCGCCTCCGAGCTGCCGCGCACCGCGCGCCGCACGGGCCTGGCGCAGATGGCGCTCCCCTACGCGCAGGACCCGGGCGTGTCCCGGCACCTGGCCGCCTTCCTCACCCGGCAGGCGCAGGCGCTGGCGGCCAGCCCGGACGCGCCGGTGGACGTCAGCGGCAAGTCCTTCCTCCACCCCACGGCCGTCCTCTTCAACGGTGGCGTCTTCAAGGCGGGCCCGCTGAAGGCGCGCGTCATGGAGGTGCTCAACGCGTGGCTGGAGGCCGATGGCGGCAAGCCCGCGAAGGAGCTGGAGGGGGCGGACCTGGACCTGGCGGTGGCGCGCGGCGCCGCGTACTACGGCTGGGTGCGCCAGGGCCACGGCCTGCGCATCCGCGGCGGCACCGCCCGCGCCTACTACGTGGGCGTGGAGACGGCGATGCCCGCGGTGCCCGGCATGGAGCCGCCCGTGAAGGCGCTGTGCGTGGCCCCCTTCGGCATGGAGGAAGGGACGCAGGCGGACGTGCCGCCGCAGGAGTTCGGCCTCGTCACCGGCGAGCCCACCAGCTTCCGCTTCTTCTCCTCGTCCGTGCGCCGCGACGACAAGGTGGGCGTCATGCTGGAGGACGTGAATGACGAGCTGGGCAGCGGCGCGCTGGAGGAGCTGGCCCCCATCGAGACCACCATGTCCGGCCAGCCGACGGCGTTTGGCGACCTGACGCCCGTGAATCTGCAGGCGGCGGTGACGGAGGTGGGCACGCTGGAGCTGCGCTGCCTGGAGAAGGGCGGCGCGGGGAAGTGGAAGCTGGAGCTCAACGTCCGCATGAAGGAGTAG
- a CDS encoding DUF2760 domain-containing protein: MTDPTASLSFFARFWLAWLCFWRCLVSREFAQAVLPASKAYDAGQLAQLPAGGTPAPRQEPARQVVVKPPEPPPAPPPEREHASALSCLAMLQREGRFVDFLQENVAAFSDAEVGAAARIVHEGCRKVVNQYLALQPVLPQGEGERVTVPAGFDAQRIRLTGNVAGQPPYTGTLRHHGWVTSEVKFPSVSPALDPRVVAPAEVELA; the protein is encoded by the coding sequence ATGACCGACCCGACCGCCTCCCTGTCGTTCTTCGCCCGGTTCTGGCTCGCGTGGCTGTGCTTCTGGCGCTGCCTCGTGTCCCGCGAGTTCGCCCAGGCGGTGCTCCCGGCCAGCAAGGCCTATGACGCCGGGCAGCTTGCCCAGCTTCCCGCCGGGGGCACGCCCGCCCCCCGGCAGGAGCCTGCCAGGCAGGTGGTGGTGAAGCCGCCCGAGCCTCCCCCTGCCCCGCCGCCCGAGCGCGAGCACGCCAGCGCCCTGTCCTGCCTGGCGATGCTGCAGCGCGAGGGCCGCTTCGTGGACTTCCTCCAGGAGAACGTGGCCGCCTTCTCGGACGCCGAGGTGGGAGCCGCCGCGCGCATCGTCCACGAGGGCTGCCGCAAGGTGGTGAACCAATACCTCGCCCTCCAGCCGGTGCTGCCGCAGGGCGAGGGCGAGCGCGTCACGGTGCCGGCGGGCTTCGACGCCCAGCGCATCCGGCTCACCGGCAACGTGGCCGGCCAGCCTCCTTATACCGGCACGCTGCGCCACCACGGGTGGGTGACGTCGGAGGTGAAGTTCCCCTCGGTGAGCCCGGCCCTGGACCCGCGCGTCGTCGCGCCGGCCGAGGTGGAGCTGGCCTGA
- a CDS encoding tetratricopeptide repeat protein, producing MSISPSKTLSPAELAKLEHAFASDPSSAAYKPLAEAYLSMGRFMEAMVVCKKGVKAHPNAADPRLLLARVYAEQGKDKKALEEALGALQVQPEDKAALRMAGALQLKTGEAEPGKANLLKAYGADPGDPDTVTLLQQYKIDLPRPAAPATPAPPVLQPAAPPASGSATQQSAAALASVAATGASSQQQASRSAAATAQAPREHRATSGGGNAARAEAPSPRPSPQPRPRVVVEEVEDDDDDDAPSSRRRPPPGGRGGKMVTLALLVAIPLFIIGYGWYSANAKQKARELKKGLDTASELLKHDSFDSYKKASEAADKVLEVDADSTVAHGYLAYAYAIRWGEHGGGDDARRKAEEHLAAGKQGQELSSHLIAADALIQTYGGKGKDALGQLEEKVKALDAQGRSSSLLYLTLGLIQMNAGDMERARDSLERAQVLSPDDPRIYASLGAVYRRLGQDNTAWKNYDFALRYEKDHPESLLGRALLMLEQDSPNYGLAHSMLKKLLESDPPPSPRQLAAAHLARSLLISRVSAEMPALKPDVQQKLAEATAVPLEKDKARQEMQKSEETGFALDKQNPELHLIKGRRLLAENNFDQAAEEIRKAIRMDASRAQFHVELARALMGKQGGEKEAADALVTALKTMGDSPKLVVMLGNAYRRQGKLDEALTQYQRAVKDPKAKNPEARLAMGAIYRERSDWAKAQEQLEKASVEFIGQADRAAMALTELARVYQGKGDAAKADETYQRALNADEGYGPAYYFYATLLSKDPKQGPKAKMLAQEYLKREPAGEHVNAARALSGG from the coding sequence ATGTCTATCTCCCCCTCGAAGACGTTGAGCCCGGCCGAGCTCGCGAAGTTGGAGCACGCATTCGCTTCCGACCCCTCGTCCGCCGCCTACAAGCCTCTTGCCGAAGCGTACCTGTCCATGGGGCGCTTCATGGAGGCGATGGTCGTCTGCAAGAAGGGGGTGAAGGCCCACCCGAATGCCGCTGACCCCCGCCTGCTGCTTGCCCGTGTCTATGCCGAGCAGGGCAAGGACAAGAAGGCGCTGGAAGAGGCCCTGGGTGCCCTCCAGGTCCAGCCCGAGGACAAGGCCGCGCTGCGCATGGCCGGCGCCCTCCAGCTGAAGACGGGCGAAGCCGAGCCCGGCAAGGCGAACCTCCTGAAGGCGTATGGCGCGGATCCGGGTGACCCGGACACCGTCACGCTGCTCCAGCAGTACAAGATCGACCTGCCGCGGCCCGCCGCGCCGGCCACGCCCGCGCCGCCGGTGCTGCAGCCCGCGGCGCCGCCCGCGTCCGGGTCCGCCACCCAGCAGTCCGCCGCCGCCCTCGCGAGCGTCGCGGCGACGGGGGCCTCGTCGCAGCAGCAGGCGTCGAGGTCCGCCGCGGCCACCGCGCAGGCTCCGCGCGAGCACCGCGCCACGTCCGGTGGTGGCAATGCCGCCCGGGCGGAGGCTCCGTCGCCCCGTCCCTCGCCCCAGCCCCGCCCGCGCGTGGTGGTGGAAGAGGTCGAGGACGACGATGACGACGACGCGCCTTCCTCGCGCCGCCGCCCTCCCCCGGGGGGACGTGGCGGGAAGATGGTGACGCTGGCGCTGCTGGTGGCCATCCCGCTGTTCATCATCGGCTACGGCTGGTACTCCGCCAACGCGAAGCAGAAGGCCCGCGAGCTGAAGAAGGGCCTGGACACGGCCAGCGAGCTGCTCAAGCACGACTCCTTCGACAGCTACAAGAAGGCGAGCGAGGCGGCAGACAAGGTGCTGGAGGTGGACGCCGACTCCACCGTCGCGCACGGCTACCTGGCCTACGCCTACGCCATCCGCTGGGGTGAGCACGGCGGGGGTGACGACGCGCGCCGCAAGGCCGAGGAGCACCTGGCCGCCGGCAAGCAGGGCCAGGAGCTCAGCTCGCACCTCATCGCGGCGGACGCGCTCATCCAGACCTACGGTGGCAAGGGCAAGGATGCGCTCGGCCAGCTGGAGGAGAAGGTGAAGGCGCTGGACGCCCAGGGCCGCTCCAGCTCGCTGCTCTACCTGACGCTGGGCCTCATCCAGATGAACGCGGGCGACATGGAGCGTGCCCGCGACAGCCTGGAGCGCGCGCAGGTGCTGTCGCCGGACGACCCGCGCATCTACGCGAGCCTGGGCGCGGTGTACCGCCGGCTGGGCCAGGACAACACCGCCTGGAAGAACTACGACTTCGCCCTCCGGTACGAGAAGGACCACCCGGAGTCGCTGCTGGGCCGCGCGCTGCTGATGCTGGAGCAGGACTCGCCCAACTACGGGCTGGCCCACTCCATGCTGAAGAAGCTGCTGGAGTCCGACCCGCCGCCCTCGCCGCGCCAGCTCGCGGCGGCGCACCTGGCCCGCTCGCTGCTCATCAGCCGCGTGTCCGCGGAGATGCCGGCGCTCAAGCCCGACGTGCAGCAGAAGCTGGCCGAGGCCACCGCGGTGCCGCTGGAGAAGGACAAGGCCCGCCAGGAGATGCAGAAGAGCGAGGAGACCGGCTTCGCGCTCGACAAGCAGAACCCGGAGCTGCACCTCATCAAGGGCCGCCGGCTGCTGGCGGAGAACAACTTCGACCAGGCCGCCGAGGAGATTCGCAAGGCCATCCGCATGGATGCCTCGCGCGCCCAGTTCCACGTCGAGCTGGCCCGGGCCCTCATGGGCAAGCAGGGCGGCGAGAAGGAAGCCGCCGACGCGCTGGTGACGGCCCTGAAGACCATGGGCGACAGCCCGAAGCTGGTGGTCATGCTGGGCAACGCCTACCGCCGCCAGGGCAAGCTGGACGAGGCGCTGACGCAGTACCAGCGCGCGGTGAAGGACCCCAAGGCGAAGAACCCGGAGGCCCGGCTCGCCATGGGCGCCATCTACCGCGAGCGCTCCGACTGGGCGAAGGCCCAGGAGCAGCTGGAGAAGGCGAGCGTGGAGTTCATCGGCCAGGCGGACCGCGCGGCCATGGCCCTCACCGAGCTGGCCCGCGTCTACCAGGGCAAGGGTGACGCGGCGAAGGCGGACGAGACCTACCAGCGCGCCCTCAACGCGGACGAGGGCTACGGCCCGGCCTACTACTTCTACGCCACCCTGCTGTCGAAGGACCCGAAGCAGGGCCCCAAGGCGAAGATGCTGGCCCAGGAGTACCTGAAGCGCGAGCCGGCCGGCGAGCACGTCAACGCCGCCCGCGCGCTGTCCGGGGGCTGA